From one Liolophura sinensis isolate JHLJ2023 chromosome 10, CUHK_Ljap_v2, whole genome shotgun sequence genomic stretch:
- the LOC135476809 gene encoding uncharacterized protein LOC135476809 — translation MGCICSCLSAQQNDDPQATTPLLKGAPSTPRPQVPIAQVANDPVQSARKQKRQEKERTFVASVEELADIELEPTTLGTLDKSLMDHARLHNTVLANHRSLRSIIHDFKELFLADTAGIPVMADCIQAMKDKCGNAQLSVGRKSKYCIQINYDAHEVSKESGPRPEVVISALELFNRANKLTKDIMDRAPNVNRSVQLILNDENSLRKEVTKADLGPVAGPEAMKNCVENISKIRKIPSAMETIQRDTQRVFDEILAGSKCLFENTEPKLVT, via the exons ATGGGATGCATCTGTTCCTGTCTCTCTGCCCAGCAG aatgacgACCCTCAGGCGACAACACCGTTGCTTAAGGGGGCACCCTCGACCCCTCGACCCCAAGTGCCCATTGCTCAGGTGGCTAATGACCCAGTTCAATCCGCCCGGAAGCAGAAAAGACAAGAAAAGGAACGAACGTTTG TGGCGTCAGTAGAGGAATTAGCAGATATAGAGTTGGAGCCCACGACACTTGGCACCCTGGACAAGTCTCTTATG GACCACGCGAGACTTCACAATACAGTGCTGGCCAACCATCGCTCTCTACGATCCATCATCCACGACTTTAAGGAGCTGTTCCTGGCAGACACAGCTGGAATCCCTGTCATGGCTGACTGCATCCAGGCCATGAAGGACAAATGTG GAAACGCTCAACTCTCCGTCGGAAGGAAAAGTAAATATTGCATTCAGATAAACTACGACGCACACGAAGTAAGCAAAGAATCTGGTCCGCGCCCGGAAGTGGTAATTTCTGCTCTGGAACTGTTTAACAGAGCTAACAAATTGACGAAAGACATCATGGATCGAGCTCCAAACGTCAACAGATCCGTACAGCTCATACTCAACGACGAGAACTCTTTACGAAAGGAGGTGACAAAAGCAGATCTAGGCCCAGTCGCAGGACCAGAGGCAATGAAGAACTGtgtagaaaatatttcaaagatACGGAAAATTCCCAGTGCAATGGAAACCATCCAAAGGGACACACAACGAGTATTCGATGAAATTTTGGCGGGCTCCAAATGTTTGTTCGAAAACACAGAACCCAAACTAGTGACGTGA